The following coding sequences are from one Musa acuminata AAA Group cultivar baxijiao chromosome BXJ2-4, Cavendish_Baxijiao_AAA, whole genome shotgun sequence window:
- the LOC103981816 gene encoding probable methyltransferase At1g29790: MGIGMGLNLLLLLAMVATNILSLYHLSSTRSPTPSSTTPADVPDHLLHQLHTIRATISHLTRLRSSSSSSSAAASAPPPELLLYSRIAPIASSCSDHPDLLHRYMNYTPFAACPRDDAGAVAEALILRGCHPLPRRRCFSPTAPKVPASLPSDPFHAALPDAAVLWPLSAACRSFSCLPPALGFDPKIEATRFLSARSVLDLPLTQLLNLARSAGAAPIRLGLDVGGGTGTLAVQLRRMANATVLTTTLDLGAPYSEAAALRGVVPLHAPLQQRFPVQDGVLDLVRTGHAVNRWIPGPALEFLLYDADRVLRPGGLLWIDHFFCRAGDLDAVYVPMIGHLGYRRIKWTVANKTDAGGLKNGEVYLTALLQKPLLAASTAVKASSS, from the coding sequence ATGGGGATCGGGATGGGTCTCAATCTCCTCCTCTTGCTCGCCATGGTCGCCACCAACATCCTCTCCCTTTACCACCTCTCCTCAACGCGGAGCCCCACCCCCTCCTCTACGACTCCCGCCGACGTCCCCGACCACCTCCTCCACCAGCTCCACACTATCCGTGCCACCATCTCCCACCTCACCCGCCTCcgctcatcctcttcctcctcatcagCCGCCGCCTCTGCGCCGCCACCGGAGCTCCTCCTCTATTCCCGCATTGCCCCCATCGCCTCCTCCTGCTCCGACCACCCAGACCTCCTCCACCGTTACATGAACTACACGCCCTTCGCCGCCTGCCCCCGCGACGACGCCGGCGCCGTAGCCGAGGCCCTCATCCTCCGTGGCTGCCATCCCCtcccccgccgccgctgcttctcccCCACGGCACCTAAGGTCCCTGCGTCCCTCCCCTCCGACCCCTTTCACGCTGCCCTCCCCGACGCCGCCGTCCTCTGGCCGCTCTCTGCCGCCTGCCGCTCCTTCTCCTGTCTCCCTCCCGCCCTcggtttcgatccgaagatcgagGCCACCCGCTTCCTCTCCGCCCGGTCCGTCCTCGACCTTCCCCTCACCCAGCTCCTCAACCTCGCCAGATCCGCTGGCGCCGCTCCGATACGCCTGGGCCTAGACGTCGGAGGCGGCACGGGGACCCTCGCGGTGCAGCTCCGGCGGATGGCCAACGCCACGGTGCTGACGACCACCCTGGACCTGGGGGCGCCCTACAGCGAGGCGGCGGCGCTCCGGGGTGTGGTGCCGCTGCACGCACCGCTCCAGCAGCGATTCCCTGTCCAGGATGGGGTGCTGGATCTGGTCCGGACGGGGCACGCCGTGAACAGGTGGATCCCCGGGCCGGCACTGGAATTCCTGCTGTACGACGCGGACCGGGTGCTGCGCCCGGGCGGGCTGCTGTGGATAGACCACTTCTTCTGCCGCGCCGGCGACCTTGACGCCGTCTACGTACCCATGATCGGGCACCTGGGCTACCGCCGAATCAAGTGGACGGTGGCGAACAAGACCGATGCCGGCGGCCTCAAGAACGGGGAGGTGTACCTCACCGCCCTCCTCCAGAAGCCACTGCTTGCCGCCTCTACTGCTGTCAAAGCTTCTTCCAGCTAG